The Nakaseomyces glabratus chromosome H, complete sequence genome segment CTGAAGAAACCTCAAATGTTCAACATGGAGATattaatgatgaagaattacAATTAGCTATTGCACTTTCTCTAAGTGAAATAAATGAAAGTCAGTAAAATTATCTTATCtatatatcaataatgATATCTAATCTATAGCATTTCTCATTTAGAGATAGTTTAATgaattgcatttttttgattttttgtatttttttgtttattattatgCTATGGTTTTCACTATTTCGTAAGTTCAGAATAATGAccaaaaacataaaatcaTATCACGAATAATAAACTGAGAGTTATTAGTATATTGAGAcataattgaaaaataaagacaGTAAATTTGTAACTATAGGACAGGAATAGAGACAAGTATATACCAAGTCATCTAGATCTAGAGAAAAATTCGAAATACATATATCGAACATTTACTCTAAACGAAACCATAACATTAATATATCTTAGCTATAAGGAAtgtattcaaaaatttattcgttttcatcaatgataCCGTTGATCAAGGCCCACTGTTTGTTTGCCAAGAAAATGTTGTCTGGGTCTTGTTCTCTTCTAACCTTCTTAAAGGTTTCCAAGTCTGAACCATACCATTCCTTGACTCTTGTAGCCATACCTCTCATCTCATAGTCTTGGTATTGACCTTCAGCCTTAACTTGACCTTGAGCAAAAGAGGTAGAGCCCAAGAAGTTCTTAGCCCAATGTGGTTTACCGCCAGCAGCAGACATTGTATCTTCAAACAAGGTGAACCACTTGTGAATTGGGGCATTGGTGTGGAATGGTCTGTAAATTGTCGCGTTAATGTATAGCGTCAACTGACTATTAGTAACACTGTGGATAGGAGCATAAGAGCATTGAGATGGGGTGTTATCCAAGTAAGGACGTAATAGGTTACCGTAAACTGGACCTCTACTAGTGTTAGAACGGAAAGAAGTTTCAGGTTGTTCCTTTGGCAAAGTTGTGTTTGCACAACGAACCTCAACTGGGACATGTACATAGAAATCCTTGTTAGCAGCGGCTTGAGCAATTGAGTGGTCAAGAGAACGCAAGACTTCTAAACCATTGTCCATTGGACAACCCCATTCATCAACGAACTGAGAAAACAAACAGTCCATGTTGAACCCAGTAACAGAATCCTCAATTGCCACATCACCTTTACCTAGGGTTTCAACTTCACCATATTGTCTTCTGAAGACAAATCTTTCAACATATGGAGTCAAAGGTGGGTAAATCTTGGTAGATATGAACAACAAAGTCTGGTAGAAAAATCTACCTAGAGTAGAACCCCACCACGAATATCTTGACTTAGTCTGTGGTTCATTAGTCTTTACACCTCTCCAAAGGATACACTTACGTGTATATGGGTACCACCAAATTCTGATAAACTCTGAAGAAGTCCAGAGAGAGTCCCATTTTTCCAAAAGAGtttcaaatttgataacTTCTTGGGTTGATTTAATGTTGAAAGCTGGAACAACACGAACAGTTGCACCCACAATAATACCAATCTTACCAAGCGACAAAGTAGCAGCCCTGAAAACTTCAGGGTTAGACTTTTCGtctaaaaataatacttcACCTTTACCATTGACAACAGTCAAGTTGACAATAGTAGAAGATACCAGACCATGGAATGGAGACGAACCATGAGTACCAGTAGAGATAATACCACCAATACTTTGTTCAGAAATGGACCCCAAACTTTGCATGGCGTATCCCTTTTCCCTTAATATTTTGTGGATCTTATACAACCTAGTACCACCTTGAATAGTAACGTCTGCGTATGTCTTATCCTCGTTTTCCACAAAATCTAGTAACTTGTTCATCTTGTCCAAGTTCATCATCCATTCGTCGGTAACACACATGTTACTAGGGGAGTGGCCTGAGCCAACTGTAACAATAGTCTTGTTCTTTAGTTTAGCAGCTTTGACAATTTCGACAACTTCGTCGACTGAGGAAGGCTGAAAGTACC includes the following:
- the ALO1 gene encoding D-arabinono-1,4-lactone oxidase (CAGL0H04125g~Ortholog(s) have D-arabinono-1,4-lactone oxidase activity); this encodes MDLKTFGGRRNFVFRNWAGIYSSRPEWYFQPSSVDEVVEIVKAAKLKNKTIVTVGSGHSPSNMCVTDEWMMNLDKMNKLLDFVENEDKTYADVTIQGGTRLYKIHKILREKGYAMQSLGSISEQSIGGIISTGTHGSSPFHGLVSSTIVNLTVVNGKGEVLFLDEKSNPEVFRAATLSLGKIGIIVGATVRVVPAFNIKSTQEVIKFETLLEKWDSLWTSSEFIRIWWYPYTRKCILWRGVKTNEPQTKSRYSWWGSTLGRFFYQTLLFISTKIYPPLTPYVERFVFRRQYGEVETLGKGDVAIEDSVTGFNMDCLFSQFVDEWGCPMDNGLEVLRSLDHSIAQAAANKDFYVHVPVEVRCANTTLPKEQPETSFRSNTSRGPVYGNLLRPYLDNTPSQCSYAPIHSVTNSQLTLYINATIYRPFHTNAPIHKWFTLFEDTMSAAGGKPHWAKNFLGSTSFAQGQVKAEGQYQDYEMRGMATRVKEWYGSDLETFKKVRREQDPDNIFLANKQWALINGIIDENE